The DNA window CGAGCATGGCGATAGTGCCGATGACGTTCCTTTGCGGGACCCTGTTCAACGTTTCGGCGCTTCCGGGTTGGGCTGCGGCCGCCATTTACGTGCTTCCGCTCACCCACGTAAGCCAGCTGTCGAGGGCCATCATGCTGGATATGGCGATCCCATTGGATTCGATCGCGATGATGGTCGCGTATACCGCCGTTTTCTTTGCGCTCTGCTGGGCGATGATAAAGACGAACAGGTGCTGATCAGAATATCCTGCGGAAATCTTCGGGGGATTCCGCGTACGGGATTCCCTTCCCTTCGCAGAACTCTTTGGTCAGCCCGTATCCGTACGTCGCGGCGACGAAATCGATTCCCATTTTCCCAGCGGATTCCATGTCGTCGTCGCAATCGCCGATCATCACGGCATCATCCGCTTTCGCATCGGCATCGTCGAGGCATTTCTGGATTAGCTGGCATTTGTTTATCGGCGTCTTCAGGTTGGTTCCGTTCACCGATAGGAAGCAATCTCTGATGCCGAGTTTCTCCAGGGTTTTCACCGAGAACTCTTCGACCATCATGGTCGCCACGCACATGACGTATCCTTTCGTTCTAAGATACTCCAAAGATTCCTTGGTCCCAGGGAAGCCGCCGCATAGGGAGAAGCCCTTCTCGATATAGTGGGAAACGTAGATTTTCACGGCATCCATGATTCTGTCCTGGGAGATGCCGAGGATTCTGATCATATTCTCCACGAACGGGCCCCCAAGGCCGCTTCTGTAAGATTCCTCGGAGATCTCGGTTATGCCGAAGGCTTCTGCGGTCTTTCTGTAGCAGTATAGTATGCCTTCCGACGAATCCGAGAGCGTCCCGTCGAGATCGAAAATGAGCAGCTTCTTCATCATCGGAAGAGGGATGCGCCCATCATAAAACAATTTTGCCGTGGAATTCGGAGGGTTTATCTGCGTCTCGCTCCGAGAATGCCGGAATCCGCATGGCAGTCAATGTCATCTGATAAACGGCTGTCCCCAAACGAATCGCAATCAATATCCGTCTCTTTCGCATCATGCGCGCATGGATTTCAGCGAAGCGATCGGGAAGGCAGAAGCGGGGGATGCCGATGCAATGGCGGAGGCTGCCAGCATGCTGCGCGCAGGTGAAGGCACGGAGAAAGATCCGTCTCGCGCCGCGGAGCTCTACAGGAAAGCCGCCGATATGGGCTCAGTCAAGGCCGCCGCTTCTTTGGGGTACATGCTGATTGTCGGGGAGGGCGTCAAGGCCGACCCAGCGGATGCCGAGAAGTATCTCAGCATGGCCGCGGAAGCTGGGGATCCTGTCTCCATGGGAAACCTTGGGTTCCTTTTCTCGTCTTCCGACCCAGCTCGCGCGCTGGATTATTACAGGAAAGCCGCCGATATGGGAAGCGCTTCAGCCATGAAGAGCCTCGGCGCCATGTATTCCTCCGGCCAGGGAGGGCTTCCGATGGACAGGGCGAAGGCTGCGGAGTGGTATACGAAAGCCGCGGACCTCGGCGATATGGACTCCATATGCGTCTTGGCATCCATGTATCGCATAGGGGACGGTGTCCAGCAGGATAAGAAGAAAGCGGCGGAGCTGTACAGGAAGGCCGCAGACATGGGCGAAGCCGATGCGCAATACGATCTGGCTTTCATGCTCGATTCCGGGGAAGGGATCCCTGAGGACCGCGCCGAAGCCGAGAGATATTTCCGCATGTCCGCCGACCAGGGCGATTCCGACGCCTGCCTGTGCATGGGCGGGATCCTTTTCGAAAGGGGAGACTACAGGGCCGCAGAGGATTATTTCCTGACGGCGGCGATGAAAGGCGATGTCAAAGCGGAGTACAATCTGGGGCTGCTGTATGCCGGCGATTATTTCGGCTCCCCAGACCAGAGCAAGGCCAAGGAATGGTTCGAGTCCGCGGCCGAGAAGGATTTTGCATACGCGCACACCATGCTCGGGACCATGGATCTGGAGGCCGGAGACGCGAAGAAAGCTGAGAAGCGTTTCAGAAAGGCGGCGATGCAGGGCGAACCCACGGCGATGTACAACCTCGGCGCCATGGGGCTCTCCGGGCAGGCATCCTTGGATACCAGAGAGGCGGCGGAATGGCTCGCGAAGGCGGCCCAGGCCGGTTATGAGCCGGCTTATGAGCTTCTCATGAGGCTGAACGCGCAGGATCGGTGAAGAAGCCCTCCGAGGGATTCTATCTCCCATGTGCAGGGGATGCCGTCCGGGCACAGGCCGTTGCGTCTGTTGACTATCGCCGAGTCGATCCCGGCGTATCTTGCGGCGACCGGGTCATGGGGGCCGTCGCCCACGTAGATCGCATCCCCGTTCGGGACGTCGAAATAGGACATCGCCAGCAGGATGGGGTCCGGGCAAGGCTTGTGGAGATCTGTGTCCTCATAGCCGACTATGGCTTCGGGCAGGTCTCCCATGCCGTATTTCTCCATCAGCCTCACGATTTTGTACCTGTATTTGCCGGAGGCTATCGCAATGTGTTTCCCGCGGGCCTTCAGCTCCCTCAGAACACGTTCCGTCTCCGGGAAAGGCTCCGCGGCCATGTACGCGTCGGAGCGGACTATCTCCATGAACTTCCCATAAAACGCATCGCGCTTTGATTCGTCCACTACAAACTTGTCGAACATCTGTTCCATAGATAGGCCAGCGAACTCCGGGAATCTGGAGTGGTCATACTCCAGGCCGACCTCTTGCATCGCATTGTCAAGGATTATCTTCAGGCCGATGCTGGTGTCGAACAGCGTGTTGTCGAAGTCGAAGATGTACAGGGAGTATTCTTTCATTTGGATGCCACGTAGATGTTGACTGCCCCGAAAGATTTGACGTGGTATCTCGCGTTCTCGAACCCGGCTTCCCTGAAGATCTTGACCATGTCCTCGCCGTAAGGGAACCCTTCGATCGAGGACGTGAGCCAATCGTATGCCGGCTGCCTGCCGTCGATCGATTCTCCCTTGTCGTATTTGCGGCCGTATTTCTTGATTCTTTTCATGTAGATGTTGTAGAAATAGCGGACGACCCCGTTCTTAGGTTTGGAGAGCTCGGCGACTACGACCTTTCCGCCGGGGGCTAGAACCCTGTGCATCTCCGAGACCGCCTTCAGGATGTCGGTGACGTTCCTGAGCATGTAGCCGGATGTGACCAGATCGAAGGAATCGTCCTCGAAATCCAGGTTAAGGGCGTCTCCGACCCTCCAGTCGATCTTCACGGGGAGGCCGAGGTCTTTCTCCTTCTTCTCGGCGAGCTCCAGCATCCTCGGCGTGATGTCCACCCCGATGACTGTTGATCCGGGCCCGGCCTTCCTTGCAACGTGGAACGCTATCTCTCCGGTCCCAGTCCCGACGTCCAGGCATCTTTTCCCGGATATGTCCCCGGCTTTCTTCATCATGAATCTGTGCCAGCCCTGGACCATTCCCATGGACATTATGTCGTTCATCTCGTCGTAGTAGTCGGCAATCTCGGTGAAGACGTCCTTGACGTATTCCTCCTTGCCTTCGAACTGGTTCCCTTTTTTGAGCTCTTCTTCCGCCATCACATCACCAGGGGCAGCGCATAGTACTGAATCAGATATCCGGCGACCAGCAGCACGCCGAAGTGCCAGTTGAGTTTGAATGCCAGCGGCACGAGCATGAACCCGGCGTGGGGGTCGTCGCGGGCGTTCCTGCCGTTCTCGATCAGCTTATGCAGGTCGTACAGCGTCAGGAAAGCGAGAGCACAGCATAAAGGTGCGCATCCCGCGAGGATGAGAGCCAGGAGGATCGGGAAGGCTATGGCGTTCTCGAACAGGTAAAGCTTCATCCCGTTTTCGTAAGACATATGCTGGGAGAGGGTCTTCGCCCCGGCTTTCCTGTCCTCGTCGTAGTCGCGCATCTCGTTCCCGGAGAGGACCGCGGTGATCATGAACGCGTTCGGCAGCGAGAGAAGGAAGACTTCCGTGGAGAACAGCTCCCCGGTCAGCACGCAGTACGTGCCCAGAGGCATCAGGATTCCCATCAGGAAGAAGACGCTGATCTGCCCCATCCCGAGGTACTTGTATGAGATGCCCAGGGTGTAAGTCCCGGCTCCGATCACCCCGAGGAGCCCGTATACCAGTATGTCCCATCCGGAATGCCAGATGAAAACCAGCCCGAGAAGGCACGCGATACCTAGGCAGGCGACCCCGGCCATCAGAACGGATTTCGGCTTCAGCTTGCCGGTGACCAGCTCCGGAGATCTCGTCTCGTTCTCGACGGTGTCGGTCCCTTTCTTGAAATCCCCGTATGTGTTCAGTATGTTGGCCGCGGATTGCAGAAGGATCCCGCCGATCACGATCAGGATGAATATCGGCAGATCGAATTTCCCGTCATGGAGGGCGACGGCCCCGCCGATCAGCACGGGAACCACGGCTCCGTGAAGCGTCCACGGCCTGAAAACGTTGTACCATCCGGCCTTGACCGGCTTCACCCCTGCCATGGGGCACCGTATGGTTTCATGCTAAAAACCGTTTCGTACCGACGAAGATTAATTTTTTAACGATTATCGATAAATTTAAAATGAATAATAATAATCCTCGCGCCGATGTCCGCGATCACATTGCTGAAGAGCAGCGCCTTCATGATGACTCTGGCGCTGGTCGTTGCGCTGGCCACCAATTTCGGCGGGGCGTTCCCCGGGGGCGTCCTCACGGCGGACGTCCGCTCGAATCTGACTGTCATTATACTCGCAGTGATGCTCACCGTATCTCTGTCCAGGATCCCATACAAGAATCTGAACCCGGTGACCCACAGCAGATCCGTCCTCAGGGCGGTTATTCTGGGTCTGGTGATATCGTCTCTGATCCCTCTTGCAGGGTACTTCCTTCTCAAAGATACCGAGTTCGGCAGCCAGGCGATGGGTCTTGTGTTCATCGCGGCCACGCCTTTCGCCGCATCCGTCGGCCCGCTGTCGTACATCCTGAACGGCGATATGGAGCACGCGATGAGAGGGACCATCGTCGTCTACGTTCTCGCGCTCCTTTGGATCCCGTTCATAGTGTGGATAGCTTTGGGAGAGGTGGTGGACATGACGAACGTGTTCATCACGGTCATAGAGCTGATCGCAGTTCCGCTGATCCTGTCCAGGCTCCTGACGAAGGTCAATATGAACAAGGATTATATGGCGGTCTTCCTGAACTGCTGCATATTCGTTCTCGTGTGGCTGTCCGTCGGCTCCACCAAGTTCGCCGGCGACGCTTGGATATTCGCCGCATTCCTGCTCATCGCCGCGCTCAGGTCGTTCGGCCTCGGAATCGGGGTGGAAGTCGTCGAGAAGAAGATAGGGATCCACTGGTCCCAGAGGGTCACAGACATCCTCATGACTTCGTACAAGAACAAGGGGATAGCGATAGCCACCTGCATGGCGGTCCTGGGACCCACCGGCCTGGCTCCGATAGCCATGGTTGCCATAGCGACCTCGATCGTCGTCGAAGTCCTGTGGGTGGCGTTCATGGATTCGGTCCTGTTCGGAAGGAAGAGGATGGAGAAGGAAATCGCTTCGGAGGCATGAGGTCAATCCTCGTCCTCCACATATTCGAGGATGTCCCCCGGCTGGCAGTCCAAGGCTTTGCATATCCCGTTCAGGGTGGAGAACCTTATGGCGGAGATCTTTCCCGTTTTGATGTTGGAGAGGTTCACGTTCGATATCCCGACCTTCTCCGCGAGCTGGTTCAGGGACATCTTCCTGTCCGCCATTACCCTGTCTAGCCTCAGTATAATAGCCATTTCCGCCTCGCAGGGTCTCATCCGATTCTTTCTGAAGCACCGCACCATAGCGGAAGGCCAGCGCGAGGCAGTACACCACGACGCCGACCATTATCGATCCGAAGAAGAGGATCATCGCCGACGTCAGGTTCTTGCGGGACATCC is part of the Candidatus Methanomethylophilaceae archaeon genome and encodes:
- a CDS encoding HAD hydrolase-like protein translates to MMKKLLIFDLDGTLSDSSEGILYCYRKTAEAFGITEISEESYRSGLGGPFVENMIRILGISQDRIMDAVKIYVSHYIEKGFSLCGGFPGTKESLEYLRTKGYVMCVATMMVEEFSVKTLEKLGIRDCFLSVNGTNLKTPINKCQLIQKCLDDADAKADDAVMIGDCDDDMESAGKMGIDFVAATYGYGLTKEFCEGKGIPYAESPEDFRRIF
- a CDS encoding SEL1-like repeat protein, with product MDFSEAIGKAEAGDADAMAEAASMLRAGEGTEKDPSRAAELYRKAADMGSVKAAASLGYMLIVGEGVKADPADAEKYLSMAAEAGDPVSMGNLGFLFSSSDPARALDYYRKAADMGSASAMKSLGAMYSSGQGGLPMDRAKAAEWYTKAADLGDMDSICVLASMYRIGDGVQQDKKKAAELYRKAADMGEADAQYDLAFMLDSGEGIPEDRAEAERYFRMSADQGDSDACLCMGGILFERGDYRAAEDYFLTAAMKGDVKAEYNLGLLYAGDYFGSPDQSKAKEWFESAAEKDFAYAHTMLGTMDLEAGDAKKAEKRFRKAAMQGEPTAMYNLGAMGLSGQASLDTREAAEWLAKAAQAGYEPAYELLMRLNAQDR
- a CDS encoding HAD hydrolase-like protein, whose translation is MKEYSLYIFDFDNTLFDTSIGLKIILDNAMQEVGLEYDHSRFPEFAGLSMEQMFDKFVVDESKRDAFYGKFMEIVRSDAYMAAEPFPETERVLRELKARGKHIAIASGKYRYKIVRLMEKYGMGDLPEAIVGYEDTDLHKPCPDPILLAMSYFDVPNGDAIYVGDGPHDPVAARYAGIDSAIVNRRNGLCPDGIPCTWEIESLGGLLHRSCAFSLMRSS
- a CDS encoding ubiquinone/menaquinone biosynthesis methyltransferase; this encodes MAEEELKKGNQFEGKEEYVKDVFTEIADYYDEMNDIMSMGMVQGWHRFMMKKAGDISGKRCLDVGTGTGEIAFHVARKAGPGSTVIGVDITPRMLELAEKKEKDLGLPVKIDWRVGDALNLDFEDDSFDLVTSGYMLRNVTDILKAVSEMHRVLAPGGKVVVAELSKPKNGVVRYFYNIYMKRIKKYGRKYDKGESIDGRQPAYDWLTSSIEGFPYGEDMVKIFREAGFENARYHVKSFGAVNIYVASK
- a CDS encoding prenyltransferase; this translates as MAGVKPVKAGWYNVFRPWTLHGAVVPVLIGGAVALHDGKFDLPIFILIVIGGILLQSAANILNTYGDFKKGTDTVENETRSPELVTGKLKPKSVLMAGVACLGIACLLGLVFIWHSGWDILVYGLLGVIGAGTYTLGISYKYLGMGQISVFFLMGILMPLGTYCVLTGELFSTEVFLLSLPNAFMITAVLSGNEMRDYDEDRKAGAKTLSQHMSYENGMKLYLFENAIAFPILLALILAGCAPLCCALAFLTLYDLHKLIENGRNARDDPHAGFMLVPLAFKLNWHFGVLLVAGYLIQYYALPLVM
- a CDS encoding Na+-dependent transporter, whose translation is MSAITLLKSSAFMMTLALVVALATNFGGAFPGGVLTADVRSNLTVIILAVMLTVSLSRIPYKNLNPVTHSRSVLRAVILGLVISSLIPLAGYFLLKDTEFGSQAMGLVFIAATPFAASVGPLSYILNGDMEHAMRGTIVVYVLALLWIPFIVWIALGEVVDMTNVFITVIELIAVPLILSRLLTKVNMNKDYMAVFLNCCIFVLVWLSVGSTKFAGDAWIFAAFLLIAALRSFGLGIGVEVVEKKIGIHWSQRVTDILMTSYKNKGIAIATCMAVLGPTGLAPIAMVAIATSIVVEVLWVAFMDSVLFGRKRMEKEIASEA
- a CDS encoding helix-turn-helix transcriptional regulator → MAIILRLDRVMADRKMSLNQLAEKVGISNVNLSNIKTGKISAIRFSTLNGICKALDCQPGDILEYVEDED